The Ensifer canadensis genome has a segment encoding these proteins:
- a CDS encoding NADH:flavin oxidoreductase gives MSNDPLLQPFQLKHLTLRNRIIVTSHEPAYPEDGMPKGRYRAYTVERAKGGVALTMTAGSAAVSKDSPPVFNNLLAYKDEIVPWIRQMTDAVHDEGAAIMIQLTHLGRRTRWDKGDWLPVIAPSHHREASHRAFPKKIEDWDIERIIKDFADAAERMKAGGMDGVELEAYGHLIDQFTSPLTNELDGPYGGSLDNRLRFCFDVFKAMRERVGDDFILGVRYTADECLPGGTGMSEGIEISKRLRDSGLIDYLNVIRGHIDTDAGLTDVIPIQGMANSPHLDFAGEIRAATNFPTFHAAKIPDVATARHAIASGKVDMVGMTRAHMTDPHIVRKIMEKREDDIRPCVGANYCLDRIYQGGMAFCIHNAATGREETMPHRIPKAVVRKKVVIVGAGPAGLEAARVSAERGHEVVVFEAANNPGGQIRLTAQSERRREMISIIDWRMNQCEKLGVTFRFNNWAEADTVHAEAPDVVIIATGGLPHTEVLSKGNELVVSSWDIISGDVKPGTNVLIFDDAGDHAGLQAAEFLARAGAKVEIMTPDRSFAPEVMAMNLVPYMRSLQKLDVTFTVTYRLEAAEKSGNQIIAHVGSDYGGVAKQQTFDQIVVNHGTIPLDDLYFELKPGSRNLGEVSYDDLISGTPQSVERNPEGAYQLFRIGDAVAARNTHAAIYDALRLAKDL, from the coding sequence ATGTCGAACGATCCCCTGCTTCAGCCGTTTCAGTTGAAGCATTTGACCCTGCGCAACCGCATCATCGTCACGTCCCACGAGCCTGCCTACCCAGAAGACGGTATGCCGAAGGGCCGCTACCGCGCCTATACGGTTGAACGGGCGAAGGGCGGTGTGGCGCTGACGATGACTGCCGGCTCAGCTGCAGTCTCGAAAGACAGCCCCCCGGTCTTCAACAATCTGCTAGCTTACAAGGACGAGATCGTGCCGTGGATTAGGCAGATGACGGACGCTGTGCACGATGAGGGCGCCGCGATCATGATCCAGCTCACTCATCTCGGCAGGCGCACCCGCTGGGACAAGGGCGACTGGCTCCCGGTCATTGCACCCTCGCACCATCGCGAAGCCTCACACCGCGCGTTTCCGAAGAAGATCGAAGACTGGGATATCGAGCGCATCATCAAGGACTTCGCTGACGCGGCCGAGCGTATGAAGGCCGGTGGTATGGATGGCGTCGAACTTGAAGCCTACGGCCATCTCATCGACCAGTTCACCTCGCCGCTCACCAACGAGCTCGATGGTCCCTATGGTGGTTCGCTCGACAATCGCTTGCGTTTCTGTTTCGACGTCTTCAAGGCAATGCGTGAAAGGGTCGGTGACGACTTCATCCTGGGCGTTCGCTATACAGCCGACGAATGTCTTCCCGGCGGGACCGGAATGAGCGAAGGCATTGAGATCTCAAAACGCCTTCGCGACAGCGGCCTTATAGACTATCTGAATGTTATTCGCGGCCATATCGATACGGATGCGGGTCTGACCGACGTCATCCCGATTCAGGGTATGGCAAATTCGCCGCATCTTGATTTCGCGGGCGAGATCCGCGCCGCGACCAATTTTCCGACGTTCCATGCAGCCAAGATTCCGGATGTGGCAACCGCGCGCCACGCAATCGCGTCGGGCAAGGTGGACATGGTCGGAATGACCCGCGCGCACATGACCGACCCGCATATCGTGCGAAAGATCATGGAAAAGCGAGAGGATGATATCCGCCCCTGTGTCGGCGCCAACTACTGTCTTGACCGCATATATCAAGGTGGCATGGCCTTCTGCATCCATAATGCTGCGACCGGCCGGGAAGAAACGATGCCGCACCGGATCCCGAAGGCGGTGGTCCGCAAGAAGGTCGTAATTGTGGGGGCGGGCCCAGCTGGCCTTGAAGCCGCTCGCGTCTCTGCGGAGCGGGGGCATGAGGTCGTCGTTTTCGAGGCCGCGAACAATCCGGGCGGCCAGATCCGGCTTACGGCCCAAAGCGAGCGCCGACGGGAAATGATCAGCATCATCGACTGGCGCATGAACCAGTGCGAAAAGCTCGGCGTCACCTTCCGGTTCAACAACTGGGCCGAGGCTGACACCGTGCATGCCGAAGCGCCCGATGTTGTCATCATCGCGACAGGCGGACTGCCGCATACGGAGGTTCTTTCGAAGGGAAACGAGCTTGTCGTTTCCTCCTGGGACATCATCTCGGGTGATGTAAAGCCGGGAACCAACGTGCTCATCTTCGACGATGCGGGCGATCATGCTGGTCTTCAGGCTGCGGAGTTCCTCGCCAGGGCCGGTGCGAAAGTCGAGATCATGACGCCGGACCGTTCCTTCGCGCCGGAAGTCATGGCGATGAACCTCGTTCCCTACATGCGCTCGCTGCAGAAACTCGATGTCACCTTTACCGTCACCTACAGGCTGGAGGCGGCAGAGAAGAGCGGCAATCAGATCATCGCGCATGTCGGCAGCGACTATGGCGGCGTGGCCAAGCAGCAGACCTTCGATCAGATCGTCGTCAATCACGGCACCATTCCGCTCGATGACCTCTATTTCGAACTGAAGCCTGGTTCGAGGAACCTCGGCGAAGTGTCCTACGACGACCTGATTTCTGGAACGCCGCAATCGGTTGAACGCAACCCGGAAGGTGCCTACCAACTCTTCCGGATCGGCGATGCGGTCGCGGCGCGTAACACGCATGCGGCCATCTACGACGCGCTGCGTCTTGCCAAGGATCTCTAA
- a CDS encoding dimethylsulfonioproprionate lyase family protein produces MARVDALQAFLDAAFVAFDQFAQDLRARRSVMEIFAQLEAPQPQRLNIGKRLPVCNRHIESVLATKTWRPSLDALIERFADLEPMLEWKWRSVYDHTASENFLMSHANTMIVGPGGLEDRSDLWLGATLMAPNVRYPDHDHAPEETYLVLSEGEFQHGTSEWFSPGVGGSFYNPPGVRHAMRSDETPLFAFWALLPDRPRH; encoded by the coding sequence ATGGCGCGGGTCGACGCTCTGCAAGCTTTTCTGGATGCGGCTTTCGTCGCGTTCGACCAATTCGCTCAGGATTTAAGGGCGCGCCGGTCCGTCATGGAGATATTTGCCCAACTCGAAGCGCCACAACCCCAACGCTTGAACATCGGAAAGCGCCTTCCGGTGTGCAACCGACATATCGAGAGCGTTCTGGCAACGAAAACCTGGCGACCGTCACTGGATGCGCTGATTGAGCGCTTCGCGGACCTTGAGCCGATGCTCGAATGGAAGTGGCGCTCCGTCTACGATCATACGGCAAGCGAGAATTTCCTGATGAGCCACGCCAATACGATGATCGTCGGACCGGGTGGCTTGGAGGACCGAAGTGACCTATGGCTTGGAGCGACGCTGATGGCGCCGAACGTGCGTTATCCCGATCACGACCATGCCCCGGAAGAAACTTACCTGGTTCTGTCGGAGGGAGAGTTTCAGCATGGCACCTCCGAGTGGTTCTCACCCGGGGTCGGAGGCTCGTTTTACAATCCACCTGGTGTCCGGCACGCCATGCGCTCCGACGAAACGCCGTTGTTCGCCTTCTGGGCGTTGTTGCCTGATCGCCCGAGACATTGA